TTTCAAACAATCTCCATTAAAATCCCTAAATTGGAGTTTAGCTAGCTCATAATCTCCATTAACATGTTCTTAATTGATTCACAAACAAACATAATCAAAGGCagaaaaataaatagagaagAGAAGAACTAGTTTGGGATTGTCACGATCCGCCAATGTCTACTCCAATCTTCTTTTGCTTCTTTTTCTAAGGTTAGAGAAGTCTGAATCTCTTCAAATTTCGATTTCCCCTATTAAAAACGAAAACCTCCTCCTTTCTCTCCTAAAAATGACGAAATTACCCTTAAAAATTCTGACACGTATGGACAGCAGCGCCGTGGCGCTATAGCATGATTGAGAAATTTCAAACTTTCTGTAAAGGGGCTCACCGCAGCCGTAATACACCTTAGCGTCGTAGCTCCAAAGGCCGTGCTGCGGCCCTAATTCCTCCTGGGAATCGACTCAAACTGGAATTTTTACCTCGCTGCGGCTGTAATGGATACCAGCGCCACGGCGCCATCAGTAACACCGCAGCCCTAATTTGAAATTCAGGTTAACACGTTTTTGGTTCCAGTTTGGCACTCAATCTCCACTTTTCactccaatttcccaaaaactATGCATAAACTTGAAATCAAGAAAAACAAGCATAAGTCCGCTCCAAAATCGTGCAAACCAAAGAAGAAAACAATGATTGAAACACTTAAAAAGTAGGCTAAAACTAGCCtaaaaattatcataaaatatcatcaaaatattctattttaattaattaatttttgtttaagtttatgtttgttatagtttttaaatttggtagtgacaacaaaatattatatattatatgtttaatataatattaagtttaggtttaattaaattttatttaagttataaaatgtatggttttattatttttaaataattatcattgtaaaatatctaaaaaatatcatattttaatttgtttatttatttaatttatttaagtttaagttagatttataatctactgttaaatataagaatattatgttaaatataaaaatattaagtcAAAGTTaagtgaaaaaaataaaaaactattaaaataaaaaatttcccttatctacacactttttttttttttttttttatagaaaagatgtttaatataatattaagtttaagtttaattaaattttcttTAAGTTATTGAaaatatggatatatatatatttttttgatattatatatattaagtcCCAATCATAAATATACAACTAAAATATATGCCTTTGCACATGCCAAATGGATATAAATGAGAATCCATCGTCATCACTACTTATGAGGCTGGCATAATATGATAGAACATGATGAAATTCTTTATATTAAGTATATTGGAATACATATGGCTACACTACTATAAGGAATTATCAGTCAAATCTCtcgcaataaataaataaatacatatatttttatatattaataacCACAAAACTATTTGAGTTTAAAGCATTTGAAAGACTAACATATACAAATAAAATTGTTGAAGTTATTTGGATGCAATTTCCTTTGCTatatgctctttttttttttgttggtaaaAATGCCATAAGGGCATAATATTCGAGGCATATACTCATGTAATTTCATCTTAATTTGTCTGCTGGTTACATTCACCTAATCTAttggccatatatatatatatatatatatatatatactttcgTGTTCTATGGGTAGTTGAACATATACTCATGCACACCATGGTCAGTCCAAGATTAGTTATGTTCCACATCAGCAAGTTAGTTGGGCACAACTAACTGGAAGTTACAATCATATATATTGTGTTTAGACTTGCTGTTTAAAGTCTGTCATTAGAGGGGCTTGGATGTAATTTTCTTAATATTAGGGATTTGTTTCTAAAAGAAAGTTTACAAATTAGCTAGCTAGGTCGGTGCGTGTTTGGATGAGTACATACATAGATCAGATTATAGTACTGCCGACTAGAATGAAACAAAACATATATAGGAGATTTCGTGGCGTTTGTATTTCATTTGTGTAACTAATCCAAATAATCAAGTCATCTCTTTGAATGTGTCAACTATAATAATAGTTATTTTTCGTTTATAATAATGCCTCAATTGATATCGTTTGAAAAAATAGTTACAAAACCAAAATCTTGAAAGCTAAGCTATTATTATTTGTTATGATCATGGACTTTCCCGGTAATATATATACTCGTCCACTAACGCGTATGAAAACTACGTATTATATATGCTAATGTATGTTTAGAGATTATATAGTCAAAGCTTATAATTAATAATAAcgttgtatattttatttaattaacttaACACTACGTGTTTTGTTTGCATACGCGTTGGCTAATCATTTTCAGTCTTATTTAAAACTATTAATGCAACAAAACCATAAAAAAGAACTCTCATTAACATCATTGCATTTGACTATTTGCATCTATAATCATATCCTTTGGTCAAATACAACGCCATTAACCTCTGCAATTGTTGCGCAACTTCTTTGTTATATCCCCGGTCACAACACACTTTTATGGCCTCTCTATATAAAGATCGATAGATTATGTTTTTGAATATAAAGACAGCTTCGTTTATTGCTTCCTTTTCTTCTGCAACCTTAATATATATATGTCGAACAACATCAGTGCTGTGGTAGTAGCAATCATTATCTCTTTCTTACCATTAATCTTACTTCTCAACCAACTTCGAAGGTACATACGTACATAATACAGTAGTTATATGTGTGTAGTGTGTGTTTTTTTTCCTCTATATATATGCATAAAGTCTTAAACACTATAACAAACGTATTATAAAAAAACTGGTTTTAGTCATCTTCATATGTATACAGTATATATGTTCTTTATGTTTATTGTTTTTCTTGGATGTGCGGCAATTTAGAATAGTAATTCTGTAATTTATTTATGATCTATTTAATAAAATAGTCATTAattgttataaaatataataactaACTAATTATTAGTTATAGATTTCATTGTGTAGTTGTAATATATAAGTTAAGTttgtttattaaattaatttttttttattttatttatgtgaaAAAGGAATATAaaaactatttaattatttttttaatatattttaacaaCTTGTTTAAATGATCGATCAGGTCAACTTGAGTAATGGAGTCTAATTAGCAAAATTTCCaaattacttttatttttatatgtaaatgaAATATTCAATTTTCTCATTTCTTGATTAGCTCAATAATAAAAAAGATTGGTGGATTATTAACATCTAAGGGCATGTTTTTAGCATGCGAGGTTGTATTGAATTAAAAAAGTAGAACATTATGTTTGTattgtattaattattacaatgacaaattttaatataatatcaACTCTTTATTCAATATATAAGAAATAGTATATGTTAGCTTgcattgtaatattttttaaattaggtTGTATTGTGGTACGTAAGGTCCAGGTCAGGATTGGAATCGAGATCAGGGTCAGGGTTGGGATTGGGGCCGGGCCGGGGCCAGGATCGAGGATCGAGGTCGTGGGGTTAGGGTTGTGGTCAAGGTTGGGGTCGTAGTCGGGTGGTCACAGTCCGGGATCCAGAGTCAGGGATTGACGTTCGGTGCGGGGGCTGAGGTCGGGGTCGGGGTTTGGTTCCGGGGCTGAGACCAAGGAAGGGATCAAGGTCGGGGGACGGGGTCGGGAGTCGAGGGACGGGGTTCGAGGTCTGGGTCAGGGCCGGGTTAGGGCCGACATCAGGGTCATGGGGTCGAAGTAGGAGCTGGGGTCAGGGCTAGGGCCGGGCGCGAGGCTAGGGTCATAGGTCCATGTTCGGGCTGGGGGTTGGGTTTGTGTCATGGTCGAGGTCGTGGGGTCACAATCGGGGCAGAGGGTCGTGGTCAGGGGTCGAGGTCAGGAGTCGGGGCTGAGGTCGAGGTCAGGGTCGGGGCTGGGGCTGGGGTTGGGATCGGGGTTAGGGGTCAGGGTTCAAGGTTAGGGGTCGGGGTTGGGGTGGGGGTAGTATCACAAAGGATATCGATTgaagatatttattttatttagttttaattaacaCAATATAATTGCATACTAAGTATAATATAATATCTTCATATAAGTGAAACCAAACAAAGTGTTGTATAAAAATAATACCATACAATACACTACATTATCGCATGCCAAACATGCCCTAAGTAATAACTTGATCATTGTCAGGTTGTGGGACTCCGTTGACTTTGGCTCAAGATCCCAACCTGAAAACAGGCCTTCTCAACATGAAACTCAAACACAAATAATATTGAAGCTTGTTATAGATAAGAATAGGAAACAAGTTGTGTTTGTGGAGTGCGACAATGAATTTGTGGATGTGCTGCTTAGCTTTCTAACATTACCAATGGGAACAATTATAAGGGTTGCTGATAATAAGAAATCTGGAATTGGATCTATGGATAAATTGTATAAGAGTGTAGAGGCTATGAATCGAAAGTGTTTTTGGACCAAAGCTTGCAAGAGCATGTTGCTTGAACCTAGAAGCGCTTATGGGTTGCGTTTGAATAACTTAGCTGTAAAGATTGATGGAATAGATTACACAAAATTCTACACTTGCTCAAAAACTCCATGCTTGAACTACGAGTCCTTGGCTTTTGTTAGTTTTTTAAGGAACTCAATTTGTGCTTGTGGAAAAACAATGGACAATTACCTTCGAATGAAGTATGCAGATGGAAATGATTATGGGAGTTTCATTAGTAGAGCAAAAAGGTTTATTATAAGTGATGATTTGCAAGTACTACCAGCATCAATATCTAATGCTCGTTTGTTGTTTCTAAGACAAGGAATCACAGACAATAACAGTGTCGATGAGTGGAAGATTAATGTTGGTATCCAAGAGGTGAGTCATTTGTATTGAAATATAGTCATGTACAAGTGAATTAAGTTATAGATACTTGCCTTTACATTCTCAACTATCTTCGTTTGGTCAGGTTTTGCAGCTACTTCATCGGTCACTACTCTCCAAGACACCCTTCACAGATGCTTTTCTACCAAAGGCTCATCAGAACATGGATATCATTCTCTCGCCGAACTCATCACTTCACACGTCTTGGCTTTACCAATATCTGCTGCTGAACAATAGTTCCAGCTCTCAACAGGAGATGAATGTGAAACTATGGTTTAGCAAGTCAACCAAGAGGGTAATATGCATTGAAGCAGAAGAAGATTTCGTAGATTTTCTGTTCTCCTTCCTCACCATTCCCTTAGGTTCTGTCATCAAGCTATTCAAAGGGAATTCCTTATTGGGAAGCATAGATAACTTGTACAAGAGTGTACAAGAAAGTAATGCTATATCCACAAGATGTAAGGAGATGCTTCTTAGTCCTAAGATTGAACGCATGTTTGGTTGTGAAAGCCAATTGCTTGAAGTGAATGAAGAGGTGACTCCAGCGGAGTTTGCTTACAACAAGTGCTATGCTTGTTGTTTGCAAAACAAAACTGCATGCTGTCACACTCAAAATCAGAGATTGAAAATAATGAACCCCAAATGTCCAGGCAGTACAAAAACGGGTGGTGGTTTCGTTAGAGAACAAGGGTGCTATTTGGTCACTGATAGTCTTGAAGTAGAACTCCTTTCACCAGCATCTGGCATGAGCAGACTTGAGATTCCCTTTTCAGACTTGGAGGAGCTGCCCATAGCAGTTGGAAGAGAAGAGGTATAGTCAACTATTAATTTTTTCTTTGTGATGTCTTATATAACAAAAGTGAGTGGTGCTATCCAACTTTTTTTGAAGCTGTCACTAATTGAGAAACTCTCACATTGTGCAGGCTTTAGCTATTCTCAAAGCAGCTATGACCACTCGAAGTGTTCTCACTCAAGCTTTTAGCCCAATAGTGAACAACTTCAGTAATCTGTATTTGAATAATTATTCGAGGGTGTGATTGTGTCCAGTAAATACTCGGTTCTGGATTGACTTGTTTGGAGCGACGACTAATAGAGTTTATTTGCTTGTTCGGCGTTGCCAATACTATGTCTATTTAAGTTTATATggctatttttaaaaaaaaagctaaTTAACATGATAGGTATATGTTTTGTAGTTAAGTAGAAAATGTTACCACTACAAAAATcagggcctataccgagaacaaatgtcctcggtataagccgaaatgtcctcggtatatcttataccgagacaatgtcgtcggtataaagttgtcggtacagccgcgtcggtaaaacaaaacgtctaccgacgacattcaaaatgttctcggtatacgttttaccgaggataatgtcctcggtagaaagtgacaaatgtcctcggtacaacAAACCTCAATTTCTCATCGTACTGGTATATACCGACATCTTGgtggtatataccgaggacaatgtcctcggtatagacttgtccccaatttttttttatatttgttattcccttatttatttatttattttgaattaaatataagaaaatagaataaaattaaaacacttatattaaagatataaataaaaacataagagtgtattcgttgaattaaaataaagacttgtcttaaacatgataatgtaatagtcaattgtaataaaattcatacataagtcctactgagtcggtgctccaacatcaggatcatcgggtggtggtggtggggcagattgagatcccggggtgatacaatgagtccggacatgctcctctaactgtcgaagacgctctctcatctcagacaactcttcatctctagtttgtgaaggacgaaaatcaaatggagttcggtcccttatgttaaggatacgtccatatcctttctggtggccccgtcgttttccgaagacattttgtaccaaagatatgtcttcatcttcaggcgcactcgaaactggtgtggaactctcagtatcagttgcctgtgtctgctgtgtgtcgcggtatgcacgcaattcctcctgtgatacaatgtataatgtaattaaaattttgaaacaattaaaaatttgaaaaatgtttaaaaaaacttaacgtacccaagtattttttgctgtctctgtcacccaccctgtgcctgatttatggtgagtatccatccagctatccgggatggactcaagttgcccagtctctaaattgcgctgtcacgtacatatatttttataaaattaataattaaacgtaaataagaaaaataaactaaaaaataattaattaactaaccttTTTATAGCGTAAGGCtgagattgactgagaacctccatagctaagctctttcaatttctttctattttccttgttgaccacagaacgtttctgcaaaaagttatcgttagtaatatatttaattaagatagttaagtttagcaagaaattaataccgtaatttctgggcgacggaaaaaatcaattgctttttgccactgcgtatccgtgcaaccaccataacgattttgtggcccattaatcgttaagtgctctttaatatcgtacttccagtcagaatactttttagcacacgaagtatcaatgcctctcaagatcccaggcatatgcccttctccatatctagtacgcccaatatcaaacaaatcatcctaatttacaaacatttattagtaaatatcatatataacataaaatgagaattaacataaaaatacataaactacttacttccaaatgtgcaagtattctttctttcgaggcatttggtacttttgaccattgaggacagtccggatctgtgtactgtcgaacaagtaatccgagctctcttgagaaatttgagctgtactctccgatctctttatatgttctcccccgcacatcccactcgagagggagaggacgccccaactgttccctcttttcccgcgtgttcaatcccttatggcgtccacgtttacttggaggcgctattgtatgcaaattcaatattttaaaattaatatggattaattgttaaattttaaggagtatatcaatgtgtaaaatattacctcgttcacaatcagctgggatatctgccggtccacgtggaggatcgcatcctccaccatcacccccgtgagattgagcaataacatcagccatatctgtcaaattaatcgatattaaaattacatttatcagttaaaaatgacaatataaaattatttattgttaaaaataattacttcaacatattataaaattaccacttaattatcactataataatcttcactatcatcatcggtttctatgtgttcatcttcctcttcatcatcttcatattcaacctcctcctcctcctcctccacttcctcttcctcctcctcctcttcttcttccatttcctcctccctctcctcctcaattgcaacattatctatctcaacaaattgtaatggagcccccgtacgttcaaagctgatttgtggcaacggtccaagatcaacgaataattggaaattagaggaactagtgtcgtgcataacatctacttctacatcctccgcttgttcttcaactagtgggatgtcccacacatttctgtgatgcacttcttggacgactttccaatgagatttatttttaaggtcttcaatgtagaaaacttggttagcctgagttgctaagataaatttatcgacattgtatgaatgtagcactgcacggaacactaatcatcaaacttacaatcaatttatgtgtgtcctaattcagagagaggcaaatgtaagagtcttcaatgactcaccctctctaaacaggtctaaggcttcttgtgatgaacactaaaaaaatataatattatcactatgtgataataatactatcatatctttggtaataatttcttattaccaaagaaaaaagcaaatataattaaatatgtttttttaatatcttatgctttttgaagttaattatgttgttttatgatatctaactataatatatttcagtgtaaatattattaaacttatttaaatttgacatattaatttagtatttattaaattacatattttacttatgctttattgaatagtttgattaatttaaacaaaatttctaaaatttgtttaaaatttatttaactactttaggattaatttttatttttattaaaatttagttgcataatgttaatgttaattttttttattcttaattttaaaatatattatttatataaaaaacataaattattcaaaaattgaaaaaaaatattaaaaaaaatacagaaaaattaaaaacaactaacaaataatattaaaaacatatttttttaattttaattttaataatgattaaaactaacaaatattaaatttaatttttttaattttaattttaattttaattttaattttaataatggttttctaataatatatttgttaattttatttaatcagaactaacacatattatttttttacatattaatttagtatttattaaattacatattttacttatgctttattgaatagtttgattaatttaaaaaaaaattctaagatttgtttaaaatttatttaactactttaggatttaattattacttaaattatttaattaatgtttatttttattaaaatttagttgcataatgttaatgttaatttttttaatgttaattttaaaatatattattttacttatcaattcactatttattaaattagaaattttattgagtacttctactaatattcacaatatctctaaattttacaattctaaaaaaatattaaatatgtttactaatatgtttaatacacataaaattcaccaaaacaacatagaatttaattttaaaaaaatactaatcaatcatataacaattttccaattcctaatatcatttttactaatacatattttgaaaacctaaaaataaatacattctatctaatataataatttcatacttttattaaaattaaaattatattatttatataaaaaaacataaattattcaaaaattgaaaaaaaaattaaaaaaatacagaaaaataaaaaaaaaaacttaccaatgccttcaatatcttgctagcaatctctttagtccaacaaaaaccgaatacccaaccttcaaacaaaaattacaaaatatcattatacaatttcataaatatatatatatatataaaatgaataaatcgttagaattactttaagatttattacttatttaaataaaatttcaggattaatgtttatttttattaaaatttggttaCATAATGTTATTGCTAATTTGATTtaatcatgattaataatatattatacaacttatcaattcactatttcttaaattataaattttattgagtatttttaattctaaaaaaaattgggcagcataacggctgtattttcatatatcccaaaatttaaaaacctgtaaataatacataaaaaaatatccagtcgcagaacatacacaaagtaatacaaatacattgtaaatgactatataatttataattattactctaaattttattaattattcaattttctatttaaaatatcataattctactaaaaattaacaacaaaaacaaagcatcaatattcatcaacactaagaataaaaaaattaacaacaacaacaaaattcaaattaaataaacaaaactcactctaataatcaaaatttattaaccaaatctaataatctaaaactaaaattatttaactcaatctaaaaaacaaacaatcaaatattaaattttcatataaacatatatttataactaaaagtcaaattatatacctaaaaaataaattattaaattaataaattttcatactaataaattaattatttattataggattaaactaactaaatcttaaaactatatatgtattttacaaaaatactacacaatatattatttcctctaaattggatatcactaaatttttaactaattttcatcacaaattattatttttacctattttaattacataatcagaaattatatatataatataacaaataacaatatattaacaatattaaacaaattataaataaaaccctaaatatatttatgcaaaaaatataaataaaaccaaaaaattacaaagaaaatgtgaAATACCTCTAAAACCGCTGGTATACAATGCAAAACCTGAAAAAATACCACGAAAAACTCATTATAAAAAATCAAAACTgaaatttttttaacaatttatacaaaaaaaaaaaaactgaaatatttGTAAATCATTACCTCAATAAGCCTTATAGCCACATAAATCACCTTTGGAAGGGAAAATTTGACCAAAAACAAAGTTTGTGGGGGCCGAAATTCAGCAAAACAGAAATGGGGGGCGGAGAAAACGGGGTTTGAAGGTTTTCCGTTTCAGAGAAATGAGCTCTCTGTTTGGGGAAGATGAAGATTAtaaagaccctataccgagaacatgttctcggtatagggtcctcGGTACACACACTAAATGAAATAACCGCGTAAAAAAGGCGGGAGTCTGAATTAACTATACCGAGTACACGTCCTCGGTAAAGACCTCGGtaaagaccctataccgagaatatgttctcggtatagggtcatCGGTACACATACTAGAA
This genomic interval from Humulus lupulus chromosome 8, drHumLupu1.1, whole genome shotgun sequence contains the following:
- the LOC133797792 gene encoding uncharacterized protein LOC133797792, whose product is MSNNISAVVVAIIISFLPLILLLNQLRRLWDSVDFGSRSQPENRPSQHETQTQIILKLVIDKNRKQVVFVECDNEFVDVLLSFLTLPMGTIIRVADNKKSGIGSMDKLYKSVEAMNRKCFWTKACKSMLLEPRSAYGLRLNNLAVKIDGIDYTKFYTCSKTPCLNYESLAFVSFLRNSICACGKTMDNYLRMKYADGNDYGSFISRAKRFIISDDLQVLPASISNARLLFLRQGITDNNSVDEWKINVGIQEVLQLLHRSLLSKTPFTDAFLPKAHQNMDIILSPNSSLHTSWLYQYLLLNNSSSSQQEMNVKLWFSKSTKRVICIEAEEDFVDFLFSFLTIPLGSVIKLFKGNSLLGSIDNLYKSVQESNAISTRCKEMLLSPKIERMFGCESQLLEVNEEVTPAEFAYNKCYACCLQNKTACCHTQNQRLKIMNPKCPGSTKTGGGFVREQGCYLVTDSLEVELLSPASGMSRLEIPFSDLEELPIAVGREEALAILKAAMTTRSVLTQAFSPIVNNFSNLYLNNYSRV
- the LOC133795618 gene encoding uncharacterized protein LOC133795618: MADVIAQSHGGDGGGCDPPRGPADIPADCERAPPSKRGRHKGLNTREKREQLGRPLPLEWDVRGRTYKEIGEYSSNFSRELGLLVRQYTDPDCPQWSKVPNASKERILAHLEDDLFDIGRTRYGEGHMPGILRGIDTSCAKKYSDWKYDIKEHLTINGPQNRYGGCTDTQWQKAIDFFRRPEITKRSVVNKENRKKLKELSYGGSQSISALRYKKVS
- the LOC133797793 gene encoding uncharacterized protein LOC133797793, with protein sequence MDTHHKSGTGWVTETAKNTWEELRAYRDTQQTQATDTESSTPVSSAPEDEDISLVQNVFGKRRGHQKGYGRILNIRDRTPFDFRPSQTRDEELSEMRERLRQLEEHVRTHCITPGSQSAPPPPPDDPDVGAPTQ